From Paenibacillus sp. GP183, one genomic window encodes:
- a CDS encoding chemotaxis protein CheW, with amino-acid sequence MGEEKKVIVFALGSEEYGVEVDKVRTIERMQPMTRVPKVPAFINGVINLRGVVVPIIDLRARFGLELAEYNDNTRIIIVSAEEYEVGLIVDSANDVIDLDSDEINSPPEIVGGIKAKYLDGIARVGENRLLVLLNLERVLDKSEIQQLEGIGE; translated from the coding sequence ATGGGAGAAGAGAAGAAAGTAATTGTATTTGCTCTTGGCAGTGAGGAATACGGCGTCGAAGTTGATAAAGTAAGAACGATCGAACGCATGCAGCCGATGACGCGGGTTCCTAAAGTGCCTGCATTTATTAATGGAGTCATCAATCTTCGCGGTGTTGTTGTTCCTATTATCGATTTAAGAGCTAGATTCGGATTGGAACTTGCAGAATACAATGACAATACAAGGATTATCATTGTCTCTGCAGAGGAGTACGAAGTAGGCCTTATCGTAGATTCGGCTAACGATGTCATTGATCTGGACAGCGATGAGATTAACTCGCCGCCGGAAATTGTCGGAGGGATCAAAGCCAAGTATTTGGACGGTATAGCGCGTGTGGGTGAAAACCGGCTGCTTGTGCTGCTTAATCTGGAGAGGGTTCTGGATAAAAGTGAAATTCAACAGCTTGAAGGAATTGGAGAGTAA
- the flhB gene encoding flagellar biosynthesis protein FlhB — MSQFRLQLDLQWFAGEKTESATPKKREESRKKGQVAKSMELPAAFILFFAFFSFYLFGGYMKDKMVNMFRHVLLNELTMNVTVENIQVLFSNLVIQGMFLLAPIMIITLVIAILGNYLQIGFMFTGDPLMMKFNKINPIEGFKRLFSMRVVIDFLKSFLKLSIIGYVVYSTLWSEKEKLLALSHTPLEQTFTYIASITLSLGVKIGFILIVLAIFDFIYQKYEFEKSIKMSKQDIKDEYKKSEGDPLIKGKIRQRQRQMAMQRLMQEVPKADVIITNPTHFAVALKYEAGRMQAPVVLAKGKDYIALRMKEIAKEHGVMTMENKPLARAIYAQVEIGEAIPADLFQAVAEVLAYVYKVKGRTS, encoded by the coding sequence GTGTCCCAGTTTCGATTGCAGCTGGATCTTCAATGGTTTGCCGGAGAGAAAACGGAATCTGCTACTCCGAAGAAAAGGGAGGAATCCCGTAAAAAGGGCCAGGTTGCAAAAAGCATGGAATTGCCCGCAGCCTTTATCTTATTTTTTGCATTTTTCTCCTTTTATTTATTTGGCGGCTACATGAAAGATAAGATGGTCAATATGTTCAGGCATGTTCTCCTGAATGAACTGACCATGAATGTTACCGTGGAAAATATACAGGTGCTTTTCAGCAATTTGGTCATTCAAGGTATGTTTTTACTGGCGCCGATTATGATCATTACCCTGGTTATTGCGATATTGGGAAATTATTTACAGATTGGTTTTATGTTCACGGGCGATCCGCTTATGATGAAGTTTAACAAAATTAATCCGATAGAAGGCTTCAAGCGATTGTTCTCCATGAGAGTGGTCATCGATTTTCTCAAATCCTTTCTTAAGCTGTCTATTATCGGTTATGTGGTTTACAGCACTTTATGGAGTGAAAAAGAAAAGCTTTTGGCACTTTCACACACTCCGCTGGAGCAAACCTTCACCTATATTGCCTCGATTACTTTATCGCTGGGAGTAAAAATAGGATTCATTCTCATCGTCCTTGCGATATTTGATTTTATTTATCAGAAATATGAGTTTGAAAAAAGCATCAAGATGTCGAAACAGGACATCAAGGACGAATATAAAAAATCAGAGGGCGATCCTTTAATCAAAGGAAAAATCCGCCAACGCCAGCGGCAGATGGCCATGCAGCGCTTGATGCAGGAAGTGCCCAAGGCCGATGTAATCATCACGAATCCGACCCACTTCGCGGTTGCGTTGAAATACGAGGCAGGCCGGATGCAGGCACCCGTAGTGCTGGCTAAAGGGAAGGACTATATCGCACTTCGAATGAAAGAAATCGCCAAAGAACATGGTGTTATGACAATGGAAAATAAACCGCTGGCCAGAGCGATATACGCACAGGTTGAAATCGGGGAAGCCATTCCCGCAGATCTATTCCAAGCCGTCGCGGAAGTACTGGCCTATGTATATAAAGTAAAAGGTCGAACAAGTTGA
- the flhF gene encoding flagellar biosynthesis protein FlhF: MRVKRYVVDSMPDALQKIRSDLGKDAVILNTKEIRSGGFLGLFGKKRIEVLAATDTSGGANHSAAATRSSHTVRTTAAATARHLTPPVAVLEQEHRSDFPDVPDVLETYSSAKKEQAPAASKVTNAAAAAAYSPQTGVVKLKEDLLLEEIKQMKEMMRKLSSTGKDEDALPEPLLRLEQRLLEQEVDYPLVKQMMDRAMQDALTSGEAVTEESAYSSIREQLIELFQSESNKQISSETRVVHFVGPTGVGKTTTIAKLAAEQVLKYHRKVGFITSDTYRIAAIEQLKTYATILNVPIEVVFSPQDFTKAFRQLEACDVIFMDTAGRNFRNEMYVSELNALLKTQGNSETILVLSLTTKYKDMKAITNNFNKFKLDKVLFTKMDETDTYGSIVNLIHDFSLQLSYVTNGQSVPDDISEMNEKHIIDLLLEASSHD, from the coding sequence ATGAGAGTGAAACGCTATGTAGTCGATTCAATGCCGGATGCTCTGCAAAAAATACGCAGTGATTTGGGCAAGGATGCTGTTATTCTAAACACCAAAGAAATTCGTTCCGGCGGTTTTTTAGGGCTTTTCGGCAAAAAAAGGATCGAGGTCTTAGCCGCTACCGATACAAGCGGCGGTGCGAATCATTCAGCGGCTGCAACCCGATCCTCACATACCGTGAGAACTACAGCTGCAGCCACTGCTCGTCATTTAACGCCGCCAGTTGCCGTATTGGAGCAAGAGCATCGTTCTGACTTTCCCGATGTGCCGGATGTCTTGGAAACCTACTCTTCGGCGAAAAAAGAACAAGCCCCGGCTGCTTCCAAAGTGACCAACGCCGCAGCTGCAGCTGCTTATTCACCTCAGACCGGAGTTGTTAAATTAAAGGAAGATCTTCTGCTGGAAGAAATCAAGCAGATGAAGGAAATGATGAGGAAGCTCTCGAGTACCGGCAAGGATGAGGATGCTTTGCCTGAACCGCTGCTTCGCTTGGAGCAGCGTTTGCTGGAGCAGGAAGTAGACTATCCACTCGTTAAGCAAATGATGGACAGGGCCATGCAGGATGCTCTGACCAGCGGAGAAGCGGTGACTGAAGAATCCGCATATTCCTCCATAAGGGAGCAGCTTATCGAGTTGTTTCAGTCGGAGTCGAACAAACAAATTTCAAGCGAAACCAGAGTCGTCCATTTTGTAGGACCTACCGGAGTGGGAAAGACCACGACCATTGCCAAGCTGGCTGCGGAGCAAGTGCTGAAATATCACCGCAAGGTCGGTTTTATTACCTCGGATACGTATCGAATAGCCGCCATCGAGCAGCTGAAAACCTATGCAACCATCTTGAATGTTCCGATAGAGGTCGTGTTCTCACCGCAGGATTTTACCAAAGCATTCCGCCAGCTGGAAGCTTGCGATGTGATTTTCATGGATACAGCAGGCCGGAATTTCCGCAATGAAATGTATGTATCGGAATTGAATGCGCTGCTTAAGACGCAAGGAAACAGTGAAACTATTCTAGTGTTAAGTCTGACAACCAAATATAAGGATATGAAAGCCATAACGAACAATTTCAATAAATTCAAGCTGGATAAAGTGCTGTTCACCAAGATGGACGAAACGGACACTTACGGTTCCATTGTGAATTTGATTCATGATTTTTCCTTGCAGCTTTCCTATGTGACCAATGGCCAAAGCGTACCCGATGATATTTCTGAAATGAATGAAAAGCATATCATTGATCTGTTATTGGAGGCGTCCTCTCATGACTGA
- a CDS encoding chemotaxis protein CheC has translation MDVFKDLADFQMDVLKEVGNIGAGHAATALSKLLDKPTDMLVPNVLMLPFEEICEIVGGAETVVLAIFLRVDGDAPGNMFFILNLESAKNMLRHLVGFDEKVEEPYTEMELSALNEIGNILAGSYLSSLADFTHLHMSPTVPSLSIDMAGAILSYGLLQFGQMGDRALLIDTKFLEGENEVQGHFFLIPDPDSFAKIFEALGVESP, from the coding sequence GTGGATGTGTTCAAGGATTTGGCCGATTTTCAAATGGATGTCCTTAAGGAAGTAGGCAACATCGGTGCCGGCCATGCAGCCACAGCCTTGTCAAAGCTGCTTGATAAGCCCACTGATATGCTCGTACCCAATGTGCTTATGCTTCCGTTTGAAGAAATATGTGAAATTGTAGGCGGAGCAGAAACCGTGGTCCTTGCGATTTTTCTTCGAGTGGACGGTGACGCACCCGGCAATATGTTCTTTATTCTGAACCTCGAATCGGCAAAGAACATGCTTCGCCATTTGGTAGGCTTTGATGAGAAGGTGGAAGAGCCGTACACTGAAATGGAATTATCGGCCTTGAATGAAATTGGCAATATTTTAGCTGGCTCCTATTTATCTTCATTGGCGGATTTTACCCATTTGCACATGTCACCGACGGTTCCTTCTCTTTCCATTGATATGGCAGGTGCCATTCTGAGTTATGGACTTCTCCAATTTGGCCAAATGGGTGATCGGGCTTTATTGATTGATACCAAATTTTTGGAGGGGGAAAATGAGGTTCAGGGGCACTTTTTCTTAATCCCTGATCCCGATTCCTTCGCAAAAATTTTTGAGGCATTGGGAGTCGAATCTCCATGA
- a CDS encoding chemotaxis protein CheD, with amino-acid sequence MIQEHLIKVGMADLNVAYLKGVLKTTGLGSCVGVTLYDARAKVAGMTHVMLPSSDIAREGSFNKSKYADTAIPELIKRMELHGASVLRMEAKLAGGAQMFAFAGNHDTMRIGPRNVESCKEILKKYSIPIKAEDTGANYGRTIEFDCETGKLLVRSVQQGVKEL; translated from the coding sequence ATGATCCAGGAACATTTGATCAAGGTTGGAATGGCCGATCTGAATGTTGCTTACCTGAAAGGTGTATTAAAAACTACCGGGCTCGGCTCGTGTGTAGGAGTTACACTTTATGATGCAAGAGCTAAAGTTGCCGGAATGACCCATGTTATGCTGCCCTCTTCGGATATTGCAAGGGAAGGTTCATTCAATAAATCGAAGTATGCAGATACGGCAATTCCCGAGTTGATCAAGCGAATGGAACTGCACGGAGCATCGGTTCTGAGAATGGAAGCCAAGCTTGCAGGAGGCGCTCAAATGTTTGCTTTTGCAGGGAATCATGATACGATGAGAATTGGTCCAAGAAATGTAGAATCTTGTAAAGAAATATTAAAAAAATACTCGATTCCAATTAAAGCTGAGGATACCGGCGCTAACTACGGGCGTACGATCGAATTCGATTGCGAGACCGGCAAACTGCTCGTTCGCAGCGTTCAGCAAGGAGTTAAGGAACTATAA
- a CDS encoding MinD/ParA family protein, producing the protein MTDQAQGLRNLVQIQNEHGTRETRVITVTSGKGGVGKSNFTLNFALTLQSRGYKVLVFDADIGLANIDVLMGVSSKYSLYHLLKKEKTIWEIIQKGHNDLEFIAGGSGFNDLLRLTDDELDYFANQVNQLSGYVDFIIFDTGAGLSKETLKFILAAEETIVVTTPEPTSITDAYAIIKMVNSMGHKVPFTLVINRVTDVKEGKHTADKISLVAKQFLHIDIPTLGFVDDDNSVSKAVKKQIPFTIAFPNSAASKDIHSLVDRFIAGQQQGDSHHAGIKGFLSKMMKLLK; encoded by the coding sequence ATGACTGATCAGGCACAAGGCTTGCGGAATCTGGTACAAATTCAAAATGAACACGGCACGAGAGAGACCAGAGTCATCACGGTGACCAGCGGTAAGGGCGGTGTGGGAAAATCCAACTTCACGCTTAACTTTGCCCTGACGCTTCAGTCTCGCGGTTACAAAGTGCTGGTGTTTGACGCAGATATCGGTCTAGCCAACATCGACGTGTTGATGGGCGTTTCTTCCAAGTACAGCTTGTATCATTTGCTGAAAAAGGAAAAAACGATCTGGGAGATTATCCAGAAGGGCCATAACGATCTCGAATTTATTGCAGGCGGTTCAGGCTTCAACGATCTGCTTAGACTGACAGATGATGAGCTGGATTATTTTGCTAATCAAGTGAATCAACTGAGCGGCTATGTGGACTTTATCATATTCGATACCGGTGCCGGATTATCGAAGGAAACCTTGAAATTCATTTTGGCAGCCGAGGAAACCATCGTCGTGACCACTCCGGAGCCCACTTCGATAACGGACGCCTACGCAATCATCAAAATGGTGAATTCGATGGGGCATAAGGTTCCTTTTACTTTGGTCATCAATCGCGTAACTGATGTTAAAGAGGGCAAACATACTGCCGACAAAATCAGCTTGGTCGCCAAGCAGTTCCTGCATATTGATATCCCCACACTTGGCTTTGTGGATGATGACAACAGCGTATCCAAGGCGGTCAAAAAGCAAATTCCGTTTACGATTGCCTTTCCGAATTCGGCAGCTTCCAAGGACATTCATTCGTTAGTCGACCGATTCATCGCAGGTCAGCAGCAAGGCGACTCCCATCATGCGGGAATTAAGGGCTTTCTGAGCAAAATGATGAAACTACTCAAATGA
- a CDS encoding chemotaxis protein CheA, with the protein MELNQYLSMFIDESREHLQAMNENLLSLENNPNDISIVQSIFRSAHTLKGMSATMGFDDIASLTHEMENVLDLVRNNKITMNSFIIDCIFKSLDSLESMVEDIIQGGTGKADITNIVASLVSIVTGDYLSGAVKTSAKTPEKETSRGIEVDEYQFSILQQSIESGFLVFYIEVAVREDCVLKAARAYMVFDTLERMGEVVKSTPSVQDIEQEKFDRSFSVFYISKVDKDELEKHILNVSEIESAMILAVDKNTMGEMVRNSLPDSETEAAKAIQEMAATSQSAVLEEPGSIAADAGVPRPNAAAASGGAPVANRTIRVDIERLDTLMNLFSELLIDRVRLEQLASEVKRNDLTETVEHMSRVSSDLQNIVLKLRMVPVDSVFNRFPRMIRDLAKSLDKKVDLVISGADTELDRTVIDEIGDPLVHLLRNSIDHGVESIQERQAAGKKETGTIQLRAFHSGNHVFIEIEDDGKGINRDIVLKKAIKNGLVSQEQASKLDDAEVYQLLFESGFSTADKISDISGRGVGLDVVKTKIHTLGGHVQVESKLGLGSKFSVQLPLTLSIISAMLVRLGREKYAIPLSSIVETSAIPQSQIRHIQGNPMIDYRKSIIPLVSLSQLFGVPNNNDLAEEEIEIVVVRKGDKQIALMVDEFIGQQEIVLKALGNYLTGLFAISGATILGDGQVALIIDTNALIK; encoded by the coding sequence TTGGAACTGAATCAGTATCTATCAATGTTCATCGATGAATCCAGAGAGCATTTACAGGCTATGAACGAAAATCTGCTTAGTTTGGAGAACAATCCAAACGATATCAGCATTGTTCAGAGCATTTTTCGATCCGCACATACCCTTAAGGGGATGTCAGCGACAATGGGATTTGATGATATCGCATCATTAACGCATGAAATGGAAAATGTACTTGATTTGGTTCGCAACAACAAGATCACCATGAATTCATTCATCATCGATTGTATTTTTAAAAGCTTGGATTCATTGGAATCGATGGTTGAAGATATTATCCAGGGAGGAACCGGCAAGGCCGATATTACGAACATCGTCGCTTCCCTGGTATCCATTGTTACTGGGGACTATCTAAGCGGAGCAGTGAAAACTTCTGCAAAAACTCCCGAGAAGGAAACCTCTAGAGGCATTGAAGTGGATGAATATCAATTTTCCATTCTTCAGCAATCCATTGAATCCGGTTTTCTTGTATTTTACATAGAAGTAGCAGTACGTGAGGATTGTGTATTAAAAGCGGCAAGAGCTTATATGGTATTCGACACTTTGGAGCGAATGGGAGAGGTCGTTAAATCTACACCTTCGGTACAGGATATCGAGCAAGAGAAGTTTGACCGTTCTTTTTCCGTCTTTTATATTTCCAAAGTGGATAAGGATGAACTGGAAAAACACATATTGAACGTGTCCGAAATTGAATCGGCAATGATTCTTGCCGTGGATAAGAATACTATGGGTGAAATGGTCCGTAATTCACTTCCGGACTCAGAGACAGAAGCTGCGAAAGCGATTCAAGAAATGGCGGCTACATCTCAATCAGCAGTCTTGGAAGAGCCGGGATCCATTGCAGCAGATGCGGGTGTACCCAGACCGAATGCTGCTGCAGCATCTGGAGGGGCTCCGGTAGCGAACCGTACGATTCGGGTAGATATCGAACGGCTCGACACCTTAATGAATTTATTTAGCGAGCTGTTGATTGACCGAGTTCGATTGGAGCAGCTTGCAAGTGAAGTTAAACGCAACGATCTGACAGAAACCGTTGAGCACATGTCCCGGGTCAGCAGTGACTTGCAAAACATCGTGCTGAAGCTGCGGATGGTCCCGGTAGATTCCGTATTCAACCGTTTTCCTCGGATGATTCGCGATTTAGCCAAATCGTTGGACAAAAAAGTCGATCTGGTCATTTCCGGCGCCGATACGGAATTGGATCGCACTGTTATTGATGAGATCGGAGATCCGCTTGTTCACTTGCTGCGCAATTCTATAGACCACGGTGTCGAATCGATTCAAGAACGTCAGGCTGCCGGCAAAAAAGAGACGGGCACGATCCAGCTCCGCGCTTTCCACAGCGGCAATCACGTATTTATTGAAATCGAAGATGACGGCAAAGGCATTAACCGTGATATTGTGCTCAAAAAAGCGATTAAAAATGGTCTTGTCAGCCAGGAGCAAGCAAGCAAGCTTGATGATGCTGAAGTATACCAATTGCTCTTTGAATCCGGTTTTAGCACCGCCGATAAAATATCCGATATTTCCGGGCGCGGTGTCGGGCTCGATGTAGTGAAGACCAAAATCCATACGCTTGGAGGACATGTACAGGTAGAGTCCAAGCTGGGCTTGGGGAGCAAGTTTTCTGTGCAACTGCCGCTTACTTTATCTATCATTTCGGCTATGCTCGTCCGACTCGGCAGGGAGAAATACGCAATTCCATTATCTTCCATCGTCGAAACCTCGGCCATCCCGCAGAGCCAAATTCGCCATATTCAGGGCAATCCCATGATAGATTACCGCAAATCTATCATTCCCCTGGTCTCTTTGAGCCAATTATTCGGTGTACCGAATAATAACGATCTGGCCGAAGAGGAGATCGAGATTGTTGTCGTTCGCAAGGGAGATAAGCAAATTGCATTAATGGTCGATGAATTTATTGGCCAGCAAGAAATTGTCTTAAAGGCATTAGGAAATTATTTGACAGGGTTGTTCGCCATCTCGGGCGCGACGATATTGGGAGACGGCCAAGTGGCGCTCATTATCGATACGAATGCACTGATCAAGTAA
- the flhA gene encoding flagellar biosynthesis protein FlhA, producing MKLRDLVVLIGIIGIVLMMVVPVPIFLLDFLLIINISLALLIILVAMNTNEALQFSIFPSLLLITTLFRLALNVSTTRNILANAEAGNVVRTFGSFVAAGNIVVGFVVFLILVLVQFIVITKGSERVAEVAARFTLDAMPGKQMSIDADLNAGLINENQARERRQKIEREADFYGAMDGASKFVKGDAIAGIIILIINLLGGLIIGMTMKGMPIMEALQTFSILTIGDGLVSQIPALLISTAAGIIVTRASSEGNLGQDITMQLTSQPKLLYIVSGTLVLLGLFTPIHWFTTFPIAGVLTFSAMRMQQNLQRKAVQQEQLVEEQQIEEVRSPESVISLLQVDPIEFEFGYGLIPLADSQQGGDLLDRIILIRRQCALELGIVVPVIRIRDNIQLRPNEYIIKIKGNTVARGELLLNHYLAMSPGIDDDSITGIETTEPAFGLPAIWIDDITKERAELSGYTVVDPPSVVATHLTEIIKKHAHELLGRQETKALVENVRESYPALVDDLIPTILSVGDVQKVLSKLLKEKISVRDLVSIMETLADYGGYTKDPEILTEYVRQALSRQITQQYTSIGDSLKVITVGPSVEKKIADSVQQSDQGSYLALDPSSSQIIFHRVSEQVSKLIQSGQQPVILTSPTIRMYLRQLLERTMQDIPVLSYSELEPSVEIQSMGVVNL from the coding sequence ATGAAACTGAGAGATTTGGTTGTGTTGATAGGGATCATTGGAATCGTTTTGATGATGGTTGTGCCTGTACCTATCTTTTTATTGGATTTCTTATTGATTATCAATATTTCCCTAGCCCTGTTGATCATCCTGGTTGCCATGAATACGAATGAAGCATTACAGTTTTCCATCTTTCCTTCGCTCTTGCTCATTACAACCCTTTTCAGACTTGCGCTCAATGTCTCGACAACCAGAAATATCCTGGCTAATGCCGAAGCCGGCAACGTGGTCAGAACGTTTGGTTCATTCGTGGCAGCGGGCAATATCGTGGTTGGCTTCGTCGTCTTCCTGATTCTTGTCCTGGTTCAGTTTATTGTGATCACCAAAGGTTCCGAGCGGGTTGCGGAAGTCGCTGCCCGATTTACGCTCGATGCGATGCCCGGCAAACAAATGAGTATTGACGCGGATCTCAATGCCGGGTTGATCAACGAAAATCAAGCCAGGGAACGCAGACAAAAAATCGAGCGAGAAGCTGATTTTTATGGAGCCATGGATGGTGCGAGTAAATTCGTCAAAGGGGATGCCATAGCGGGGATCATCATCCTCATCATTAATCTTTTGGGCGGACTTATCATCGGGATGACAATGAAAGGCATGCCCATCATGGAAGCTTTGCAAACCTTCTCCATTCTGACCATAGGTGACGGGCTGGTGAGCCAAATACCGGCGCTTCTCATCTCAACAGCTGCGGGTATCATTGTCACGCGCGCTTCCTCGGAAGGTAATTTGGGACAAGACATCACCATGCAGCTTACCTCACAGCCCAAACTGCTTTATATCGTATCCGGCACCTTGGTGCTTCTGGGTCTTTTTACACCGATTCACTGGTTTACCACGTTTCCGATCGCCGGAGTTTTAACCTTCTCCGCGATGAGAATGCAGCAGAACCTGCAGCGCAAAGCCGTGCAGCAGGAACAACTGGTAGAGGAGCAGCAGATTGAAGAAGTGCGAAGCCCGGAGAGTGTCATCAGCCTTCTGCAGGTAGATCCGATAGAATTCGAGTTCGGCTACGGGCTTATTCCTTTGGCTGATTCCCAGCAGGGAGGGGATCTCCTGGATCGAATCATCCTGATTCGCAGACAGTGTGCGCTGGAGCTCGGAATTGTCGTTCCCGTCATTCGCATTCGGGATAACATTCAGCTTAGACCAAACGAATATATCATCAAAATAAAAGGCAACACAGTAGCTCGCGGCGAATTGTTACTCAACCACTACTTGGCCATGAGCCCCGGCATAGATGATGATTCCATAACTGGTATCGAAACGACCGAACCGGCCTTTGGATTGCCTGCCATATGGATTGATGACATCACCAAAGAGCGCGCGGAGCTGTCCGGCTATACGGTCGTAGATCCGCCTTCGGTTGTGGCAACCCATCTGACTGAAATTATTAAAAAGCATGCCCACGAGCTGTTAGGCCGTCAAGAAACCAAAGCCCTGGTGGAGAACGTGCGTGAATCTTATCCAGCGCTTGTCGATGATCTAATTCCGACGATATTATCCGTAGGCGATGTCCAAAAAGTACTTTCCAAGCTGCTTAAAGAGAAAATTTCCGTACGTGATTTGGTCAGCATCATGGAAACATTAGCCGATTATGGAGGCTACACCAAGGATCCTGAAATCTTGACAGAATATGTGAGACAAGCCTTATCCAGACAAATTACTCAGCAGTACACTTCCATCGGTGATTCACTAAAAGTGATTACTGTCGGACCTTCCGTGGAAAAGAAAATTGCGGATTCCGTTCAGCAGTCCGACCAAGGAAGCTATCTAGCGCTCGATCCTTCCTCTTCCCAAATTATTTTTCATCGAGTCAGCGAGCAGGTAAGCAAATTAATTCAGTCCGGGCAGCAGCCAGTCATTCTCACATCTCCAACCATACGCATGTATCTTAGACAGCTTCTGGAAAGAACCATGCAGGATATTCCGGTTTTATCCTATAGTGAACTGGAACCAAGCGTAGAAATTCAAAGCATGGGAGTTGTCAATCTATGA
- a CDS encoding chemotaxis response regulator protein-glutamate methylesterase — protein sequence MASYRILVVDDSVFMRKIISDLITEHPEFQVVGTAKNGKEAVEQVKLLKPHAITLDVEMPVLNGLDALQQIMAEQPTPTVMLSSLTQEGASETIRALELGAFDFICKPSGSVSMDLYKVKKQLHETLQFAVKSRVKLPGPNDSIPQPAAKPQIAIKNTSSLPALPQEGATKFKHMVAIGTSTGGPRALHQVITQIPAGFPAPILIVQHMPPNFTKSLAQRLNDVCRIKVVEAQDGDILQTASAYIAPGGYHMTVHRDAAMDYRIQLSKEEPRSGHRPSVDVMFESLLDLNDLQKHIALMTGMGSDGAKAMLALRESGVPTTIAEAEESCIVYGMPRAAVELNAAMHVLVQQDIAPMLVKAVLT from the coding sequence TTGGCATCTTATCGCATACTTGTAGTGGATGACTCCGTCTTTATGCGTAAAATCATCAGCGACTTAATTACGGAACATCCTGAGTTTCAAGTAGTCGGTACAGCCAAAAATGGGAAGGAAGCCGTTGAACAGGTGAAGCTTCTTAAGCCCCATGCCATTACTTTGGATGTGGAGATGCCTGTGCTCAACGGTCTGGACGCCTTGCAGCAAATTATGGCCGAGCAGCCTACTCCTACCGTTATGCTCAGCTCATTGACGCAAGAGGGAGCTTCCGAAACCATTCGGGCTTTGGAGCTCGGAGCTTTTGATTTTATCTGCAAGCCTTCAGGCTCGGTTTCCATGGATTTGTACAAAGTGAAGAAGCAGCTTCATGAGACGCTGCAATTTGCCGTCAAATCCAGAGTAAAGCTGCCTGGGCCGAATGATTCAATTCCCCAACCAGCTGCAAAACCGCAAATCGCGATCAAGAATACTTCGAGCTTACCTGCCCTTCCTCAGGAAGGCGCAACGAAATTCAAGCATATGGTTGCCATCGGTACATCCACGGGGGGGCCGAGGGCTCTGCATCAGGTGATTACTCAAATACCGGCAGGATTTCCTGCCCCCATCCTGATCGTGCAGCATATGCCGCCCAACTTTACCAAGTCATTGGCGCAGCGCCTGAATGATGTTTGCCGAATCAAGGTCGTAGAGGCGCAGGATGGAGATATTCTCCAAACTGCTTCTGCCTATATTGCTCCCGGGGGATATCATATGACAGTCCACCGGGATGCAGCTATGGATTATCGGATTCAATTGTCCAAAGAAGAGCCTCGGTCGGGTCATCGCCCTTCCGTAGATGTGATGTTCGAATCTTTGCTTGACTTAAATGATTTACAAAAACACATCGCTCTCATGACAGGGATGGGAAGTGACGGAGCCAAAGCGATGCTGGCTTTGCGGGAATCGGGTGTACCGACTACGATTGCCGAGGCGGAAGAATCCTGTATTGTCTATGGAATGCCCAGAGCGGCCGTTGAGCTCAATGCTGCTATGCATGTCCTTGTCCAGCAGGACATAGCTCCCATGCTGGTAAAAGCAGTTTTAACATAA